In one Silene latifolia isolate original U9 population chromosome 10, ASM4854445v1, whole genome shotgun sequence genomic region, the following are encoded:
- the LOC141609424 gene encoding WAT1-related protein At5g07050-like, translated as MLAEIFVLSLLGVGLALNMFFASLKYTSPTFVTAMLNSIASLTFVIALLLRLEIVDMKNPKGIAKVMGTLISLGGVMVMTFYKGSIIRNISHPLLDIHQNAIIQENWLKGSVLTIASCISWPLFYIMQAYTQKRYPAQLSLTTWISAVGAVQSAVFTAITVRKPGVWAIGFNIDLWTAIYGGVVGSGLIIFIQLWCNKAKGPVFVTMFSPLSTILVAIISYFVLAEKLYIGSIIGAVVVIVGMYLFLWGKEEQKPQTNTAELSELYFDSEESKTSKPGTEATSYGNEQNKKMIDP; from the exons ATGTTGGCTGAAATCTTTGTACTTTCTCTCCTAGG GGTTGGATTGGCACTAAACATGTTCTTTGCAAGCTTAAAGTATACTTCACCTACCTTTGTTACAGCAATGCTCAATTCAATAGCTTCCTTGACTTTTGTCATTGCACTATTACTCAG GTTGGAGATTGTTGACATGAAGAATCCAAAAGGAATAGCAAAAGTTATGGGAACATTAATTTCATTGGGAGGTGTAATGGTCATGACATTTTACAAGGGATCGATTATTCGAAACATTTCTCATCCTCTGCTAGATATTCACCAGAATGCAATCATACAGGAAAACTGGTTGAAAGGTTCTGTCTTGACTATTGCTAGCTGCATATCATGGCCCCTCTTCTATATCATGCAG GCATACACCCAAAAAAGGTATCCTGCACAATTGTCGTTGACGACATGGATAAGTGCAGTTGGGGCAGTACAGTCAGCCGTGTTCACGGCAATTACAGTGCGCAAACCGGGAGTATGGGCTATTGGGTTCAATATAGACCTCTGGACCGCGATTTATGGT GGTGTTGTTGGCTCAGGCTTGATAATCTTCATTCAGTTATGGTGTAATAAAGCTAAAGGACCAGTGTTTGTGACCATGTTTAGTCCCCTCTCGACGATACTTGTTGCCATTATATCGTATTTCGTCCTAGCCGAAAAGCTTTACATTGGCAG CATAATAGGGGCGGTGGTCGTGATCGTTGGCATGTACCTCTTCTTGTGGGGTAAAGAAGAACAGAAGCCTCAAACAAACACGGCAGAACTTTCAGAGCTTTACTTTGACAGCGAAGAGTCTAAGACATCGAAACCAGGGACAGAAGCTACTTCATATGGAAACGAACAGAATAAAAAGATGATTGATCCTTAG